The sequence below is a genomic window from Saccopteryx leptura isolate mSacLep1 chromosome 10, mSacLep1_pri_phased_curated, whole genome shotgun sequence.
GTGTCATATAATAACTGCCTTGTCTCTGTTGTCCAGAGCCCACTGCCTTTACCACCAAAGTAACTACAGAAACCATCTACTTGGACCCATGTCAGAAAGCAGGATGGAAATTTCAAACATTTCAATGGACTATGACAAGAACACAAAAGTCAACTACGGGGACACAACCCCGTACCTATACGAAACTGTAGGGTCTTTTCTAGTGCAGGTGGTGCCCACTTTGTACTCCCTGGTATTTGTCATTGGCCTGGTCGGCAACATCCTGGTGGTCCTGGTCCTCTTGCAACACAAGAGGCTCAAGAACATGACCAGCATCTACATCCTCAACCTGGCCATTTCtgacctgctcctcctcttcacGCTGCCCTTCGGGATTCACTTCTTTCAGAAAGATAACTGGGTGTTCGGCAGTGTCATGTGCAAGTTGTTGTCTGGGCTTTATTATGTAGGTCTGTACAGTGAGATCTTCTTCATCATCCTACTGACCATCGACAGGTACCTGGCCATCGTCCATGCTGTGTTTGCCCTACGGGTCCGGACCATTAAATTTGGTATCATCACCAGCGTAGTCAGCTGGGTCCTGGCCATCCTGACTTCAATTCCAGACTTTTTCTTTATGGATTCCCTGAGCACTAAAGGTCATTACGTCTGCAACTCACTTATCCCTCCTGCATACTACAATCATTGGAGAGAGTTTCTGGTTCTGAAACTGAACATCCTGGGGCTGGTCTTGCCTCTGGTGATCATGATCGTCTGCTACACGGGGATCATAAAGATTCTGCTCAGACGGCCCAATGAGAGGAAGTCCAAAGCCGTCCGTCTGATTTTTGTCATCATgatcatcttttttctcttttggatgCCCTTCAATCTGACTATGTCTCTTTCCGCTTTTGAAGAAGTTCTTTCAGTCAATTACTATAACCACAAAGACCAACTAACCCTGGCCACTCATGTGACAGTCATGATCTCCTACATGCACTGCTGTGTCAACcccattatttatgtttttgttggcGAGAAGTTCCGCGAGTACCTGCGTGAGTTGTTCTACAGTCTCCTGTTCCTGAGCCCAGGGAAATGGTTCCTCTTCTTCCACACCAAGAACCAAGACAAGGCCAACTCCATGTTCCCATCTGCAGGGGAGCAGGAACTCTCTGACGGGTTCTGACTCAGGTCCCAGCAAGAGTGACCTTCCAGGCACAGTGGCTGTACCTGGAGGGGAGGCAGCTTGGGTGTCCCGGCCAGATTGTGACCACTGACCA
It includes:
- the LOC136381820 gene encoding C-C chemokine receptor type 1-like, with the protein product MDYDKNTKVNYGDTTPYLYETVGSFLVQVVPTLYSLVFVIGLVGNILVVLVLLQHKRLKNMTSIYILNLAISDLLLLFTLPFGIHFFQKDNWVFGSVMCKLLSGLYYVGLYSEIFFIILLTIDRYLAIVHAVFALRVRTIKFGIITSVVSWVLAILTSIPDFFFMDSLSTKGHYVCNSLIPPAYYNHWREFLVLKLNILGLVLPLVIMIVCYTGIIKILLRRPNERKSKAVRLIFVIMIIFFLFWMPFNLTMSLSAFEEVLSVNYYNHKDQLTLATHVTVMISYMHCCVNPIIYVFVGEKFREYLRELFYSLLFLSPGKWFLFFHTKNQDKANSMFPSAGEQELSDGF